The proteins below are encoded in one region of Apostichopus japonicus isolate 1M-3 chromosome 4, ASM3797524v1, whole genome shotgun sequence:
- the LOC139966989 gene encoding uncharacterized protein gives MATFYKFYSPCNVESDGYDTDVEFDEEEHCFNMKHNDAAIEKSFRRQIKPNLRRKDGHYKMETRVKRVHDEQQDDPRFYSGHHWEVDGRYHSESEPEDTYGDEFNNRPLQLERTTCKLTIIAVQDAMNAEQRRRVRRQKQTSQKALKIFKPLNRELEQVITRNEERLKKEKKSFVRDMGDAKDEFMIELTRRYQDGVIEKEFEVEKDRRLHLYDEMTDSDQTDPQFLLRVTSLAKNSKYWRDIQFELSGAFNDLDEVHKEENHAVDDLFLELKDEFIQSFKSATNLMKLHMTEERERRRRLWEVRSLASGQREIDGKRKLMMESKTNVDEELRRMNAGVTKADCFDQGVGLGFSTKVMDHSLEVMVRRVNAILVDRACAEERAIRLGDIAMEIQHGGLDSLTEALKDAMLSIQEQMLLSIFHGHKVSSPMKMESNLDGETEQDKKLRTARLKSRRQSCVVTDF, from the exons ATGGCTACATTCTACAAGTTTTAC AGCCCTTGTAATGTTGAATCAGATGGATACGACACAGATGTTGAGTTTGACGAGGAAGAACATTGTTTCAATATGAAACATAACGACGCCGCAATTGAAAAGTCGTTTAGAAGACAGATAAAGCCGAACCTACGGCGTAAAGATGGGCACTACAAG ATGGAAACTCGCGTCAAACGGGTACACGACGAACAACAAGATGATCCTCGTTTTTACAGTGGTCACCACTGGGAGGTAGATGGACGATACCACTCTGAATCAGAGCCGGAGGATACTTACGGAGATGAATTCAATAACCGTCCGTTACAACTGGAACGTACCACCTGTAAGCTAACGATTATCGCTGTTCAAGA TGCCATGAATGCAGAACAACGCCGTAGGGTTCGACGTCAGAAGCAAACGAGTCAAAAGGcattaaaaatattcaaacctCTTAACAGAGAACTGGAACAAGTTATTACCAGAAACGAG GAGAGgttgaaaaaggaaaagaaaagtttcGTGAGAGACATGGGTGACGCCAAGGATGAATTTATGATAGAGCTGACTCGCCGATACCAAGATGGCGTCATAGAGAAAGAGTTTGAGGTTGAGAAAGACCGTAGATTGCACCTCTACGATGAAATGACAGATAGCGATCAG ACTGACCCACAATTTCTTCTTCGTGTCACGTCCCTCGCGAAGAATTCAAAGTACTGGCGAGACATACAGTTTGAGCTATCCGGGGCTTTCAACGACTTAGAT GAGGTTCACAAGGAGGAGAACCATGCGGTCGATGACCTTTTCTTGGAACTGAAAGATGAGTTCATTCAGAGTTTCAAGAGTGCTACAAATCTCATGAAACTCCATATGACG GAAGAACGAGAGCGTCGTCGTCGCCTATGGGAGGTTCGTAGTTTAGCGTCTGGTCAAAGAGAAATTGACGGCAAGAGGAAGTTGATGATGGAATCTAAGACTAATGTAGACGAAGAACTCAGACGCATGAATGCTGGCGTTACG AAAGCTGACTGTTTCGACCAGGGCGTAGGACTTGGATTTTCAACAAAAGTGATGGATCATTCTTTGGAAGTTATGGTTCGTAG GGTTAACGCAATCCTCGTCGATCGGGCATGCGCAGAGGAGAGGGCGATCCGTTTGGGTGACATCGCCATGGAGATTCAACATGGTGGATTGGACTCGCTGACAGAAGCTCTTAAAGATGCAATGCTATCAATTCAAGAACAAATGCTGCTCTCAATATTTCACGGCCATAAG GTGTCCTCGCCAATGAAAATGGAAAGCAATTTAGATGGGGAAACAGAACAGGATAAAAAATTGAGGACAGCACGACTGAAATCGCGACGACAGTCCTGCGTGGTGAC cgACTTTTAA